The Aneurinibacillus uraniidurans genome segment AACCGAACAAAAAAATCCTCTACAATATTGTAGAGGATTTTTTACTCACAATTCAACTGCGGATGTGCAGATTTTACACCCAACCACGGAACTGGCTAGCTTCTGCCATTTTACGTACGCCTACCATGTAAGCCGCAAGACGCATATTCACACCGCGTGTCGCATGCGTGTTGTATACGTTTTCGAAAGAACGTACTAATACATCGCGCAGGCGAGTTTCTACTTCTTCTTCTGTCCAGTAGTAACCTTGGTTGTTTTGTACCCATTCAAAGTACGAAACCGTTACACCACCGGAGCTTGCAAGCACGTCTGGCACAAGCAAAATGCCGCGCTCAGTAAGAATTCGAGTTGCTTCGAGCGTCGTCGGTCCGTTCGCTGCTTCTACTACGATGCTCGCCTTAATGTTATGCGCATTCGCTGCTGTGATTTGGTTTTCAATCGCTGCCGGAACGAGAATGTCGCAATCAAGTTCCAGAAGTTCCTGATTTGAAATTGTATTTGTAAACAGCTTCGTCACCGTACCGAATGAATCACGGCGCTCAAGCAGGTCGTCAATATCGAGACCGTTCTCATCATGCAATGCACCGTATGCGTCTGAGATCGCAATAACTTTTGCACCCGCATCATGCATGAATTTCGCCAGGAAGCTACCTGCATTACCGAAACCTTGAACCACTACGCGGGCGCCTTTGATTTCGATGCCGCGCTTTTTCGCCGCCTGCTCGATGCAGATCGTAACCCCTTTAGCAGTCGCAGTCTCGCGGCCTTGTGAGCCCCCAAGTACAAGCGGCTTGCCTGTGATGAAGCCTGGTGAATCAAATTCACGAATTTTGCTGTATTCGTCCATCATCCATGCCATGATTTGTGAATTCGTAAATACGTCCGGCGCTGGAATGTCTTTTGTTGGTCCTACGATTTGGCTAATTGCACGTACGTAACCACGGCTCAGTCGCTCAAGCTCGCGGAATGACATTTCACGCGGATCGCAGATGATACCGCCTTTACCACCGCCGTACGGTAGGTCAACAATCCCGCACTTCAAACTCATCCAAATTGAAAGCGCTTTAACCTCATCCTCAGTAACATCCGGATGGAAGCGTACGCCACCTTTTGTTGGTCCAACAGCATCGTTATGCTGCGCACGATAGCCTGTGAAAATTTTAGTTTCGCCATTATCCATACGCACTGGAATGCGAACGGTAAACATGCGCATTGGTTCTTTCAAGAACTCATACATCGTTTCGGAATAACCAAGCTTACTTAATGCTTCATGAATAACAGTTTGTGTTGAGTCTAACACATTCAAACTTTCTTGCTGGCCTGCGTTCCCATTCGCAGGTTTTCCAGCTACTTCATTTGCTCCCATTAACAATACCACCTTCAACATTTGGTTATCTGATAAAATTCAACCCTAGCCAGTATACATCTTTATTTTAGCATTTGGAAGGTGCAAAACTGGCTTTTTTTTGAGGCAAATTCGCATGACAAAATACCGTATCATCTGTTGTTGCTCCTAGCGATATACATCTAATTCTTTTTTGACTCACTCGAATTCTCACCCGCATTATGTAGCTGTGGATTTTAGTATATACATAAACAACATACGCTACTAACGATTGAGAAAAACTCACCAGCTTCCCTCTCATCCTTTTTAACAAAAAAGCACACAGCCAAATGGCCGTGTGCCTGTTGTTCTTATAAAAATTAATTGAAGTAACGGCACAAAACTTCTACCGCTTCCTTCTCAACAATTGATTTGCCATATTCCTGAAGTACATACTTCGTTAATGTGGATGCTTCACCGTATTCTGACAGCACCGCAATGAAGTCATCATACTCACTGCGTTCCATATCCACATCTTCAAACACAAGATAGTAACGGTCACGATATGCATACGCACTTCCGCCATATGGAGCTTTTCCTTGAATGCGATGTGCCAGCTCGATCAGATGATCAAAATCATGGAACACATACACAATGTCGTCGCTCTCTTCAAGCGTGACCTGCATCTCGTATATATCGTCATAATCCAGATCGTCCGCATCGCTGTGTGCTTCCGTCTTACCGCGCGTTACAATAACAACCATGCCTTGCGCAGGAAGTGAGAACACTTCGACGGCGACCGGACCATTAACCGTAAACCCAACTTCATCATGGGCATGGTCCATCATATCATTAAAAAGCTCATGTACTTTTGGAATATCCCGCCACATGTCGTCTTTTTCGATACCCCGTTCAGTTAAATCATCAAAGGTTAAAAAAATACGGATCTTATCCTGATTAAGACGTTCAACGCGCATTATGACCCCTCCCTCCGCAAATTCGGTGGTAGTATTAGAATACGTTGCAGGATGTATTATGTTCAAATAAATATACGTTTTTTCTATGATACCACGGGGAGTCAATACGGTACAAGGTGGGAAGTGTAAAAAAGATGCAATCAGGAGCGTTCAGTAACAAGAAAACTTCAGAATAATTTAAGACCAGGAACAAACATTCACTTTTGTGTTTTCTTACTTATGATTGACTAGGATGTGTCGTACACCTTCAAATAAAGAACCGCATGTAACTACCGACGATGCAAAAAAAGGTTTCAATTCCTCGTAGATAGTCTCAAATAAAAAGCACTTTTTTGCCCCGTATGAACTGTAACCCGAATAATGAACAGTTTAAAAAAGTGACGGCTAGGCTGCTAAAACATACTAAGATTAGTATGTTTCTAATGTCCACTGACACCTATAGTAGTTATATCTTTCGATATATGCCTTTACACATTTTTTGAGCTCATTAAATGATTGAATCCTCATATATTCCATTTCGTCCTTCATATGACCAAAGAAAGACTCCATTGGAGCGTTGTCCCAGCAGTTTCCTATGCATGATATTGATTGTGTGAAACCAAGTTTTTTAACTCGATGTTGAAACTCAGGATGCGTATAATGCATGCCCTGATCAGAGTGCAGGATTGTACCAGGATTCACTATACCATCTAAATGAATAATTAGCTTGTCAATTATCTTGTAGGCAATGCCCATTTTTAAAGATGAGGAAAGGTGGAAGGAAATAATTTCACGTGTCATACTATCTTTTACACATGACAAATAAGCTTTTTGTCCATTCCCATAATGTAGATAAGTAATATCTGTCAAGAGCACTTGTCTAGACATTCCTGGTGTAAAGTGACGATTGAGAAGGTTAGGAAGCGCCCGGTGTTCATGTGTCGCTTTTTCCATCTTCTTGTAAGGATTAGTACGGCGAACTTTTGTAATCAATCCATACTGGTTCATAATGCGTCGAATTTTCTTGTGATTTATGATAATTTCGTGTTCACGTTCAAGCCTCATCTTAATGACCCTGAAGCCGGATTTTCCTTTGTGGTACTCAAAAATTGTGCGAATCATTTCATACTCTTCTATCATTTTGTGCTCGTTCTTCCCGTGCGGGAAGGTTTCTGATCCATTGATAATAGCCACTCCGGCTGACGCCTGCAAGATTGCACAAATAAGCCACCATCCATGAAAACCTACGCTGTTTGACGATAGTCCAAATCAAAGCAAATTTATTTGAAGTTAGTGCTTTATTTCTTCTCACCTCCTTTTTTTCGATGCACTCTAGCTTTTTTAAGAAATCTTTTTCCGTCCTAAGGAGAGCAATCTCAGCCTCAGCCCTTCTCAAGCGCTCTTCCATTGTAAGATTATTTTCTTCGGTCTGTCTAAGTACTCGTTTTTTTCGTCCTCGATTGTCTTGAAGACCTTCTTCCCCTGATTCTTTATATGTTTTCTTCCACTTATGGATATACTTCTTTGGCCTATCTTTTCCTATCCATCTCTGGTGTCAATACTTTGAAAGAAGGCCGACCTACACTTCCTTTTCCTCTCCGTTCTGTATAAAATCCATCCTCTCCAAACTGTTGGTAGATTTTGCGCCACCTTTTAAGACATTGTTTTGGCTTCTCTTTTCCAATGATCGCAAGATCAAATCCATTCTCAAGGAAAATCTGCATCGGCTCCTTGCCTTTCAGATTCTCTTTGACCGCCTTCAACCTAAAATCTGGATGATACGTAAGGGAACGCTCCGAAACTTTATTGATATTTGGATTCTTCCCTAACAGTTTCATTTGGAAAGCATTGAAGATCATTTTACTCATGTTGTACTCCCTCGCTTCGATTCATTGAATTGATTATACCGATATCTCCGTCATTTCCCCATACAAAAAACCCGAATAAGGGACTTTTTTGAAGTGTCCATTATTCGGGTTACAGTTCACTTTTTTCATAAGAGGTTCCTCTTTCCGCAATAGTTTGGGGTGAGATACAAACTATTTTCGCGAAAAGGAGCCTCTTTTTCAATTTATATTTACTTTTTTTAGTTAATCAACACTCGTGATCTTAGAATTTACTAAGAGCCAAAAGTAAGGATCAAAATCTCATAAAATACTTACTAAAGATTATTTCCAATAGTCCATAAAACCTTTTTTAAAATGGAATTTAGCCCCTTTTTCCGATTTGAAATTTTGAATCACTTCTTCTACATGAATATTTTCTTTTTTAAACCAAAACCATAATCTCGAATCTGGATGATAAATTGAGGTTTTAAACCCCCATCTCTCAAACAAAATTTGCATACTTTCATTAGTATAAAAAGAGCAATGTACTGGTAGAAGGTAAAACCATTCAGGGTCTCTCGGAACTTCTTCTCCAACCCAAGTGTGTACAGCAAGAACCCCATCCTCATCAACTAGGCTTGCAATATAATCTAAGTCCTTTATGTCTAAAACATGTTCAAATACAGATGTGTTTATTACCAAACCATACTTTTGTGATAATAATTCATTTTCTGATAAATAACCGTTTGAACTTAAAAACCGATCATATTTTAATACATTCACCCCTTTGCTAGTTAACAAATCAGCTAGTTTTCCATCTCCACATCCATAGTCAACCCAAGGTAACTCTAAATTAAGTAATCCTGTTGTACTTAATTGATAAATAACATCTTTTTGTAGCTTTAATCTTGTAAGCCAATTTGGATCATCGACATTATTTTCAGATTTCTGATACCCTAGGTGATAATCTGCGTTAAGTTTCCCCCAAGTATCTTCCGACATATCTAAATGTGTTTTCGATATAACAAAGCCACATGAAGAGCATTGAAAATAATCAACTGTCTCTAATCCTGCAAATTCAAACTTCTTTTGGAAATAAAACCTCATATTATTGTTACAAACAAAACAGTTCATTTGTAAATCCCTCCTTAATCTCCAATATTACCAAAAAACAAAAAGAGCTAATGCTATATAAATGAATTTTAACATTTCGACTTCTCGGACTTACAACCAGGGCGATGTAATATCTGATCCGCAGATGCTTGAACAAACTCCAAAAAAGTTTGAACGGACTTTTCGATTCCTTTTTTGTTCTTATGAAATCGATTCACAATGACGCTTTCCTTGAGCCATTTCCATAACCGTTCAATCGGGTTCAAATTTGGGGAATAAGGCGGTAAGAAAATGAAAAAGAGTTGATTTCGATTCTCCTCTAAAAGAGGTTGAATCAGCTTGGCTCGATAAATGCGAGCATTGTCCAACACCATTACAACCGTCTTATTCGCATACCACTCCAATACGTTCTTTAAAAAAGAACGGAAGGTTTCCGCATTGCACTGTTCAGCCTGCATACAAAAAACATCTCCATCAAGAACATTCACGACACCAAACAGAGTAACACTTGCGTGATGCCCATAAGTAGGAATTTTCTTTTGCTTTCCTATTTCAGCCCATGTAGCCCGAAGGGCTTGATAATCACGAATGTGGCTTTCATCTTCATAGAGAAACACCATATCGTCTGTCAAAAGTTTTTTCATGAGGTTCATTTGATTTACAAAAGTTTCCTACTTCTTCTTATCTGCTTTTGCAAGCGTATAAGTGGGACGAGTATAACTCAATCCCATCCGACGGAGCATACCTGTAATTCCGCCACGACTCATGGAAACCCCGTACTTTTCCTGTAAAAGCATCTGAATGATACGGGTGTCCCAAGATGTATACATACCGATTCCTTGGTCTGCAGGCGTATTTTCTACAATCAATTGTTTCAGTTCTTCTCGCTGCTGTTCACTCAAGTAAGGTTCTTAGGCGGAAACTTTCGTTCTAATACAGCTTCCAAACCACCTGCATTAAAAGTAGAAATATACGTAGCTATGGATTACCGATGAAGATTAAGCATCGCAGCTATCTCTTTGCCCAAATACCCTTCCGCAACAAGGCAAACTGCTATGATGCGTTGCCGTAAAGCAACATCCTTCGCTTTTCGTTCTTGTTTACGAAGGTTTCGAACCGTCCAACCATGTGTTTCTGTAATTTTTAACCGTTTCATATCTGATACCGCCCCTTTTCCCAAGGGTTCTTAGAAGCAGTATGGACAAAAATTCCTTTCGTTACACAGAAGCTGAATTATCAAAATCGATTTATATAGTTGCTCCAAAAAACCAATATATATTTATGGCTCTACACCAAAGTCTGTTCTTGACAGAAGTTCAACCCGTAATTCGCTCCTCATTACACTCCAATAAAATTCGTTGCTTATAATACTTCTTGTTTCGTGTAAAGTAGTGCCAACGCTGTAGCGCTTTGATTTTATTATTTCTACCTTCCACAGCTGCATTGGTAAAGCGAAGACGGTGATAATTACAGATTTCTTCTTCCCAGGTTTCCATTGTTTTCAGACAGGATTGGATCGCTGCATGATCCATTTTTTCTCCTTGCTTACACCAACGTACAAACCCTTGTTTGGCATGGGCGAAAGAGGGGCCACAGTCATACCACTCGATAAATGCTTCCTTCCACTCATATACATCTCGTAAGAGATCCGAGTAATGAAGGAGGTCTTTCAAGAGCTTACACTCTCGATCCGTTAAATCTTCGTTGCGTTTCCCAAGAATACGAAAGTGTTGTTTTAGCTGTTTACACACACGAGAAGAAAGTGCTTTCTTGTACACTTTTACGTACCTATTGCAGGACTTTCATAACATAGCGATTCACATGAAAACAGTCGGCAATTCGTATCACATGAGGATAGACTTCTGTTATAAATGTGTGATAATAGCGAGCTAAATCCATGACAACAGCCACAGGTTCAAGCACAAAAAGTCTAGGATATTTTTTGTAATACTCACGTAGCTCGCTTACAGTTCTACCAGGAATGACATCCAAAAGAGTATTTCCTCGTAAGTCATGCAAACCTGTGTTATACGTATGTCCTTTGCGCATCGCAAAATCATCAATGCCTAGGACAAGCCCTTCACACTGAATAGCCTCTTGCATACATTCTGCTTGCAAGCGCGGACTTTCTTTCTCCATCCACTTTTTAAAAACTCGATCCGTCGTAGTTACTGGTGTTTGGGTCTGTTTAGCTGCATGAGTAACTTTCGCTCCCATAACGTAAGAAGGCAGTGAATCTTCGAATGTCTTGGTGTATCGTTTTCCAGGCGCAACACATGCGTAGCTCCAAACAAAAGAGACATCACAACTTGTACATGTCATACGAATAGCTGGGAGCATAAGAGAAACCATACGACCAAATGCAGGCAGGTTGCGCACTTTTCGTGTATAAGCAACCCCACGGTGAATTACATATAAAGTGGAATGACAACAAGGACAAGA includes the following:
- a CDS encoding transposase, whose translation is MHFLFDVEPTAHTQSCPCCHSTLYVIHRGVAYTRKVRNLPAFGRMVSLMLPAIRMTCTSCDVSFVWSYACVAPGKRYTKTFEDSLPSYVMGAKVTHAAKQTQTPVTTTDRVFKKWMEKESPRLQAECMQEAIQCEGLVLGIDDFAMRKGHTYNTGLHDLRGNTLLDVIPGRTVSELREYYKKYPRLFVLEPVAVVMDLARYYHTFITEVYPHVIRIADCFHVNRYVMKVLQ
- a CDS encoding IS630 family transposase produces the protein MKKLLTDDMVFLYEDESHIRDYQALRATWAEIGKQKKIPTYGHHASVTLFGVVNVLDGDVFCMQAEQCNAETFRSFLKNVLEWYANKTVVMVLDNARIYRAKLIQPLLEENRNQLFFIFLPPYSPNLNPIERLWKWLKESVIVNRFHKNKKGIEKSVQTFLEFVQASADQILHRPGCKSEKSKC
- a CDS encoding helix-turn-helix domain-containing protein, producing MSEQQREELKQLIVENTPADQGIGMYTSWDTRIIQMLLQEKYGVSMSRGGITGMLRRMGLSYTRPTYTLAKADKKK
- a CDS encoding transposase, coding for MYKKALSSRVCKQLKQHFRILGKRNEDLTDRECKLLKDLLHYSDLLRDVYEWKEAFIEWYDCGPSFAHAKQGFVRWCKQGEKMDHAAIQSCLKTMETWEEEICNYHRLRFTNAAVEGRNNKIKALQRWHYFTRNKKYYKQRILLECNEERITG
- a CDS encoding helix-turn-helix domain-containing protein, whose protein sequence is MSKMIFNAFQMKLLGKNPNINKVSERSLTYHPDFRLKAVKENLKGKEPMQIFLENGFDLAIIGKEKPKQCLKRWRKIYQQFGEDGFYTERRGKGSVGRPSFKVLTPEMDRKR
- a CDS encoding class I SAM-dependent methyltransferase; the protein is MNCFVCNNNMRFYFQKKFEFAGLETVDYFQCSSCGFVISKTHLDMSEDTWGKLNADYHLGYQKSENNVDDPNWLTRLKLQKDVIYQLSTTGLLNLELPWVDYGCGDGKLADLLTSKGVNVLKYDRFLSSNGYLSENELLSQKYGLVINTSVFEHVLDIKDLDYIASLVDEDGVLAVHTWVGEEVPRDPEWFYLLPVHCSFYTNESMQILFERWGFKTSIYHPDSRLWFWFKKENIHVEEVIQNFKSEKGAKFHFKKGFMDYWK
- a CDS encoding Glu/Leu/Phe/Val family dehydrogenase; translated protein: MGANEVAGKPANGNAGQQESLNVLDSTQTVIHEALSKLGYSETMYEFLKEPMRMFTVRIPVRMDNGETKIFTGYRAQHNDAVGPTKGGVRFHPDVTEDEVKALSIWMSLKCGIVDLPYGGGKGGIICDPREMSFRELERLSRGYVRAISQIVGPTKDIPAPDVFTNSQIMAWMMDEYSKIREFDSPGFITGKPLVLGGSQGRETATAKGVTICIEQAAKKRGIEIKGARVVVQGFGNAGSFLAKFMHDAGAKVIAISDAYGALHDENGLDIDDLLERRDSFGTVTKLFTNTISNQELLELDCDILVPAAIENQITAANAHNIKASIVVEAANGPTTLEATRILTERGILLVPDVLASSGGVTVSYFEWVQNNQGYYWTEEEVETRLRDVLVRSFENVYNTHATRGVNMRLAAYMVGVRKMAEASQFRGWV
- a CDS encoding genetic competence negative regulator; this translates as MRVERLNQDKIRIFLTFDDLTERGIEKDDMWRDIPKVHELFNDMMDHAHDEVGFTVNGPVAVEVFSLPAQGMVVIVTRGKTEAHSDADDLDYDDIYEMQVTLEESDDIVYVFHDFDHLIELAHRIQGKAPYGGSAYAYRDRYYLVFEDVDMERSEYDDFIAVLSEYGEASTLTKYVLQEYGKSIVEKEAVEVLCRYFN
- a CDS encoding IS3 family transposase is translated as MAIINGSETFPHGKNEHKMIEEYEMIRTIFEYHKGKSGFRVIKMRLEREHEIIINHKKIRRIMNQYGLITKVRRTNPYKKMEKATHEHRALPNLLNRHFTPGMSRQVLLTDITYLHYGNGQKAYLSCVKDSMTREIISFHLSSSLKMGIAYKIIDKLIIHLDGIVNPGTILHSDQGMHYTHPEFQHRVKKLGFTQSISCIGNCWDNAPMESFFGHMKDEMEYMRIQSFNELKKCVKAYIERYNYYRCQWTLETY